One part of the Vibrio ponticus genome encodes these proteins:
- a CDS encoding FadR/GntR family transcriptional regulator → MKTTPVSKTLAEDIANLIVSGHYGSEEQLPGENEIARQFDKSRTSVRSALQSLASKGMIVIQPKKRSTVAPIDHWNWLDSDVLRWTSQVKSSDKVLRHLIATRLIFEPNIAALAALNATGKDLADIEAGFEIMRDAREEMNRDKFNQGDIQFHHAIIHASHNPFLLALGDMLAATMELSFSNTLEEDVSLSGPALQEHWDVLEAIRMRDAEGARARMREMVLASMRKVLPEDPDFVSLIR, encoded by the coding sequence ATGAAGACAACACCTGTATCGAAAACCCTAGCTGAGGACATCGCTAACCTCATTGTATCTGGTCACTATGGTTCAGAAGAGCAACTGCCTGGTGAAAATGAAATCGCCCGCCAATTTGATAAATCTCGAACTTCAGTGAGATCGGCACTACAAAGTCTTGCCTCAAAGGGAATGATCGTTATTCAGCCCAAAAAGCGTTCAACTGTTGCACCAATTGATCATTGGAATTGGTTGGACAGTGATGTGTTACGTTGGACTTCTCAGGTAAAAAGCAGCGATAAAGTTCTACGTCACTTAATTGCGACACGTTTGATTTTTGAGCCCAACATTGCGGCTTTGGCAGCATTAAACGCAACGGGAAAGGATCTCGCTGACATTGAAGCGGGTTTTGAAATCATGCGTGATGCGAGAGAAGAAATGAATCGAGATAAGTTCAATCAGGGCGATATTCAGTTCCATCATGCCATTATTCATGCGTCTCATAACCCATTTTTGTTGGCATTGGGCGATATGCTTGCAGCGACCATGGAACTGTCGTTTTCCAATACCCTGGAAGAAGATGTCAGCTTAAGTGGACCGGCTTTACAAGAGCATTGGGATGTCTTGGAAGCGATTCGAATGCGTGATGCCGAAGGTGCACGTGCACGGATGCGAGAAATGGTACTAGCTTCTATGCGAAAAGTACTGCCAGAAGACCCAGATTTTGTTTCTTTGATTCGTTAA
- a CDS encoding RidA family protein, with protein sequence MTIYRINPSKRWSDITIYNGIAHFVEVAESDLSADIKGQVEQILEQAEARLFAIESDRTRILAVTIYVTSFAHFEQLNAIWDNWFPEGCAPSRACIKVELANPSLLVEMSFVAAAGEKYS encoded by the coding sequence ATGACAATTTATCGAATCAACCCATCTAAGCGCTGGTCTGATATTACCATTTATAATGGTATCGCTCACTTTGTGGAAGTTGCTGAGTCTGACCTATCAGCAGATATAAAAGGGCAGGTAGAACAAATATTGGAACAAGCTGAAGCGAGGCTATTTGCAATCGAAAGTGATAGGACGCGAATACTAGCAGTGACAATTTATGTAACAAGCTTTGCGCATTTTGAACAGCTCAATGCTATCTGGGATAACTGGTTTCCTGAGGGGTGTGCTCCAAGTCGTGCATGTATCAAAGTCGAGTTGGCAAACCCTAGTTTACTGGTAGAGATGTCGTTTGTTGCTGCTGCTGGTGAAAAGTATAGCTAG
- a CDS encoding sodium:solute symporter family protein, protein MDNKTLLLFCFAAYIVLMFVISHLTAGKNKNKTGEDFNLAGRSVPLMLIIGSAVATQVGTGSSMGATGFAYTNGWAAVLYGLGMAIGISICGKLFAHTRTWEVNTMSEEIGVYYEGNKWVMNLVTIGMYLASVGWLGAHIVGGGMYLAWLTDIDVTSARLIIGVIVALFVLKDGYGGVTWIASAQAVILFVGFIILAIASFNTVGGFEGLKAAAPEGAYSFLGLDKLNPIHAISIVCAEIMAILAVPSFRQRIYSASDEKSLKTGFYITGLISLSFCFIPPILGMTAYAHNPNLDQVNYAFPYLAMTVLPLWLGAVALISGLSATMSSAAGDASAAMNIMVNDVYKLVFGHAPQEEKVVMLSKMAVSISILAALVGTLTAEDIISYITSMVGLLITGQAVAGVMGRLWPRATWQGAIAAIVGGVVGSLCFQYISVMNEMFGYAVFPSMLFATAAGIVVSLMTPKKSLSEAQALELIKSQRGESTRTPQVAQ, encoded by the coding sequence ATGGATAACAAAACCCTACTCTTGTTTTGTTTTGCCGCATATATCGTACTTATGTTTGTGATAAGTCATCTAACGGCAGGTAAAAACAAAAATAAAACTGGTGAAGACTTTAATTTGGCAGGTCGAAGCGTTCCTCTAATGTTAATTATTGGTTCGGCGGTGGCTACTCAGGTAGGCACTGGCTCAAGTATGGGGGCGACTGGCTTTGCCTATACTAATGGCTGGGCTGCTGTTCTATACGGTCTTGGCATGGCAATTGGTATTTCAATTTGCGGTAAACTCTTCGCCCATACGCGTACTTGGGAAGTAAACACTATGTCGGAAGAGATTGGTGTTTACTACGAAGGTAATAAATGGGTGATGAATCTTGTTACTATTGGTATGTATCTCGCGTCTGTTGGTTGGCTGGGTGCACATATTGTTGGTGGCGGTATGTACTTAGCTTGGCTAACAGATATTGATGTGACTAGTGCAAGGCTGATCATTGGTGTCATTGTTGCGCTTTTTGTACTGAAAGATGGCTATGGTGGTGTAACGTGGATTGCATCTGCACAAGCTGTTATTCTTTTCGTTGGATTTATTATTCTAGCAATCGCTTCCTTTAACACTGTTGGTGGTTTTGAAGGATTAAAAGCAGCAGCACCTGAGGGAGCATATTCTTTCCTAGGTTTAGATAAACTTAATCCTATTCATGCAATTTCTATAGTTTGTGCTGAAATTATGGCTATCCTAGCGGTGCCATCATTTAGACAACGTATCTACTCGGCTTCCGATGAAAAAAGCCTAAAAACTGGTTTCTATATTACAGGTCTGATCAGTCTTTCATTTTGCTTTATTCCACCGATATTGGGTATGACAGCTTATGCCCATAATCCTAATTTAGATCAAGTTAACTACGCGTTCCCATATTTAGCGATGACTGTTTTACCGCTGTGGTTAGGTGCCGTAGCACTGATTTCTGGTTTGAGTGCCACCATGTCGTCGGCTGCTGGTGATGCAAGTGCGGCGATGAATATCATGGTCAACGATGTATACAAACTAGTCTTTGGTCATGCACCACAAGAGGAAAAAGTGGTTATGTTGTCAAAGATGGCAGTGTCTATCTCAATTCTCGCTGCACTGGTTGGAACACTGACTGCAGAAGACATTATTAGCTATATCACTAGTATGGTTGGATTATTAATCACAGGTCAAGCAGTAGCAGGTGTCATGGGACGACTATGGCCACGAGCGACTTGGCAAGGTGCCATTGCAGCTATTGTTGGCGGTGTAGTTGGTTCACTATGCTTCCAATACATTTCAGTGATGAACGAGATGTTTGGTTATGCAGTATTTCCATCAATGTTGTTTGCAACAGCAGCTGGTATTGTTGTTAGTTTGATGACTCCTAAAAAATCATTGTCTGAGGCTCAAGCTTTAGAATTAATCAAGTCGCAGCGCGGTGAGTCAACACGCACACCTCAAGTTGCTCAATAA
- a CDS encoding IclR family transcriptional regulator, which yields MNEKVYKSEALEKGLDIIELLARLRTGLSKSEIAAMLGKTTSQVFRTISVLEKRQYICSVNGLYYLTHKLNQLIVSESAITRLVESARTEMASYSSKTQQPCHLSVYNNGALVVVHQIDPPTLIGVNIRIGAIVDIPTSGSGLCLMAFSKEESQQNITRDVGLKDEFFAENANAIQRSQSSGIVAEPSKDIVAVTNLSCPIYDDKGEIAGIITSPYLELYKSSWQHSNISLEEIKSDLKTTAANISSRLKL from the coding sequence ATGAACGAAAAAGTCTATAAATCTGAGGCGTTAGAGAAAGGTTTAGATATCATCGAACTTTTAGCTAGATTACGTACAGGTTTGAGTAAGTCTGAAATTGCTGCGATGCTTGGTAAAACAACGTCTCAAGTATTTCGTACCATTTCTGTTTTAGAGAAACGTCAGTACATATGCTCCGTTAACGGACTGTATTACCTGACACACAAACTCAATCAATTGATTGTCAGCGAGTCAGCCATCACAAGGCTGGTGGAATCTGCGCGAACTGAGATGGCGAGCTATTCTAGTAAGACACAACAGCCTTGCCATCTATCTGTATACAATAACGGTGCTTTGGTTGTTGTGCATCAGATAGACCCACCAACTCTGATTGGAGTGAATATCCGAATAGGGGCGATTGTTGATATCCCCACATCAGGATCCGGCTTGTGTTTGATGGCATTTTCTAAAGAAGAAAGTCAACAAAATATCACTCGTGATGTTGGATTGAAGGATGAGTTTTTTGCTGAAAACGCAAACGCTATTCAACGTTCACAATCTAGCGGAATAGTCGCGGAACCCAGTAAGGATATAGTCGCAGTAACCAACTTATCATGCCCAATTTATGATGATAAAGGTGAGATCGCCGGCATTATCACTAGCCCTTATCTAGAGCTATATAAGTCTTCTTGGCAACACTCCAACATCAGTTTAGAAGAGATCAAATCTGATCTAAAAACCACCGCAGCTAATATTTCCTCTCGCTTAAAACTCTAA
- a CDS encoding RidA family protein: MPENATQHKTAGPYSPVLEVKGTNLVFLSGQASLDVEGNTIGDTIEEQTHVTIEHCIKQLKEANCTLDNVVEVTVYLADLSEWDRFNAVYRDYFKAPYPARTAVGVQLLNNFKVEITMRAVKHHE, translated from the coding sequence ATGCCGGAAAATGCGACTCAACACAAAACCGCTGGTCCTTACAGCCCGGTGTTGGAAGTGAAAGGAACAAACCTAGTCTTTCTCTCAGGACAAGCGTCGCTTGATGTGGAAGGCAATACGATCGGCGACACAATTGAAGAACAAACACACGTTACCATCGAGCATTGTATCAAACAGCTTAAAGAAGCTAACTGCACGCTAGATAACGTAGTAGAAGTAACCGTTTACTTGGCAGACCTATCTGAGTGGGATCGTTTTAACGCTGTATATCGAGATTACTTCAAAGCCCCTTACCCTGCTCGTACCGCCGTCGGTGTACAGCTACTAAATAACTTTAAAGTCGAAATCACTATGAGAGCAGTAAAACATCATGAATGA
- a CDS encoding RraA family protein: MNEISWQNDKELFALAKEKLFVALVGDILDSLGYTHQFLSPQLKPIRTDMVILGRAMPVLEADFFGDHQGHASISSKPFGLMFEALDDLKEDEVYICAGSSHRYALWGGLMSTRAIQCGAAGAVVHGFHRDTNEIENLNFPLASFGSYAQDQGVRGKVIDWRVPIEVDGVLVRDGDIIFGDRDGIVVVPKELEEAVFKGAFEKALGENQVLLALQNGMTTVEAYEKFGIM; this comes from the coding sequence ATGAATGAGATCAGTTGGCAAAATGATAAAGAGTTATTTGCATTAGCAAAAGAAAAGCTATTTGTTGCACTCGTTGGCGACATTCTTGACTCACTTGGGTACACACATCAGTTCTTGTCGCCTCAACTAAAGCCAATCCGTACAGATATGGTTATCTTGGGTCGAGCCATGCCAGTACTAGAAGCCGATTTCTTTGGTGATCATCAAGGTCACGCGAGCATTAGTAGTAAACCATTTGGATTAATGTTTGAAGCCTTAGATGACCTCAAAGAGGACGAAGTCTACATTTGTGCGGGTAGTTCGCATCGTTATGCTCTTTGGGGTGGTTTAATGTCAACTCGCGCAATTCAATGTGGTGCAGCAGGCGCTGTCGTACATGGATTCCATCGTGATACCAATGAAATTGAAAACCTCAATTTCCCTCTAGCCTCTTTTGGTAGCTACGCTCAAGATCAAGGAGTAAGAGGAAAAGTAATCGACTGGCGTGTGCCAATTGAAGTCGATGGCGTATTAGTACGTGACGGCGACATAATTTTTGGTGACCGAGACGGTATTGTTGTCGTACCGAAAGAGCTTGAGGAGGCTGTATTTAAAGGCGCTTTTGAAAAAGCACTAGGTGAAAACCAAGTATTGCTAGCTCTACAAAATGGGATGACAACAGTAGAAGCCTACGAAAAATTTGGCATTATGTAA
- the rarD gene encoding EamA family transporter RarD: MFNKYNHLMSEQSKGVSASILCSLLFALIPAYVQLQPDMAPSLIAGGDSHWLAVQRIFWSTLLFGVLLLLTKRLPLLIEALKERKLWGRYLISAILVAPQYWLFVWAPANGETLNLALGYFTLPIVMVLVGRFVYHESLTRLQKVACLFALLGTIWAYVLSSGVSWVVLVVALGYPLYFINRKSIPLAADVGLAVDHIILLPFAIAGMFFLYPAEYFLHLSVSTYFYYVGLAIVAVTPMLLYLYAYSKLTVSLFGLLGYVEPTFIFIVGLLIGDTIALNEMPTYLFIIFALVALVADGYKRMRSSRALSR; encoded by the coding sequence ATGTTTAATAAATATAACCATCTGATGTCCGAACAATCCAAAGGCGTTTCGGCATCCATTTTATGTTCGCTGCTGTTCGCCTTAATCCCAGCATACGTTCAACTGCAACCCGATATGGCACCAAGTTTAATTGCTGGCGGTGACAGTCATTGGTTGGCGGTACAACGTATCTTCTGGAGTACCTTGCTGTTTGGTGTACTGCTTTTGCTTACCAAGCGCCTACCTCTGCTTATCGAAGCGTTAAAAGAGCGCAAACTATGGGGCAGATACCTTATCTCAGCCATTTTGGTTGCACCGCAATATTGGCTGTTTGTGTGGGCACCCGCTAACGGCGAGACGTTAAACCTTGCACTGGGTTACTTCACTTTGCCGATAGTAATGGTGTTGGTAGGTCGCTTCGTCTATCACGAAAGCCTGACTCGATTGCAGAAAGTCGCTTGTCTGTTTGCACTGTTGGGTACCATTTGGGCTTACGTGCTCTCTTCTGGCGTATCTTGGGTGGTTCTGGTTGTAGCGTTAGGTTACCCGCTCTACTTTATCAACCGAAAATCGATTCCACTGGCAGCCGATGTTGGTTTGGCTGTCGACCATATTATCCTGTTGCCATTTGCGATAGCGGGTATGTTCTTCCTCTACCCTGCCGAGTACTTCTTGCATTTATCAGTAAGTACTTACTTCTACTATGTCGGTTTGGCGATAGTGGCGGTAACGCCAATGCTGCTGTATTTGTATGCTTATTCAAAACTCACCGTGTCACTCTTTGGTCTGCTGGGTTATGTTGAGCCGACGTTTATCTTTATCGTTGGTTTACTGATTGGTGACACCATTGCATTGAACGAAATGCCGACTTACCTGTTTATTATTTTCGCGCTCGTTGCTCTGGTTGCCGATGGTTATAAACGCATGAGAAGTAGCCGTGCGCTGAGCCGATAG
- a CDS encoding tetratricopeptide repeat protein has protein sequence MISSKWLELYQYLNSHIASLPSIETIEPKLNDRLMFLSAQFAKADEKPDHNKTDWLEHESFTLVLSEQLENLELATPQVQFLFETLMAAQMCQLAMVVTNQFKSQLTEDDFKTKCGLVYQQLGDYEMAKSMLEEAIAINAHNPMLHCHLGFNHLFTGESDIAVEHFKQAIEIDPKFVGGYQNLAGLYYQESNFELAAEYAEQAFACDKSLVSTYITAVSSYLALGNKEKAEQWINAAFEHHVSSIELVRLAGISAHQNGRLEEALEALNHYLMINPSSYDVVSIRARVKAELGRYGELEDDIKQLLIFEPHDEWCLEQLFLCYFHAEQWADAQLVMVDLNRLAGHYKITYREQLNTINKKLSLDVVEIK, from the coding sequence ATGATCAGCAGTAAATGGCTTGAACTTTACCAATACCTCAATAGCCACATCGCTTCCCTTCCATCAATCGAAACCATTGAGCCAAAGCTCAACGACCGCTTGATGTTTCTCTCTGCTCAATTTGCCAAAGCGGATGAAAAACCTGATCACAACAAAACCGATTGGCTCGAGCATGAAAGCTTTACGTTGGTGCTCAGCGAGCAGTTAGAAAACCTTGAGCTTGCTACACCTCAAGTGCAGTTTCTGTTTGAAACCCTTATGGCAGCGCAGATGTGCCAACTAGCGATGGTCGTGACCAACCAATTTAAGTCGCAGCTGACTGAAGATGATTTCAAAACCAAATGTGGTTTGGTCTATCAGCAGCTTGGTGACTATGAGATGGCAAAGTCGATGCTTGAAGAAGCGATTGCCATTAACGCTCACAACCCAATGCTGCACTGCCACCTTGGCTTCAACCACCTTTTTACAGGCGAAAGTGACATCGCGGTTGAACACTTTAAACAAGCCATAGAGATCGACCCTAAGTTTGTCGGCGGTTACCAAAACCTTGCCGGTCTTTACTATCAAGAAAGCAATTTTGAACTGGCAGCCGAATACGCAGAGCAAGCTTTTGCCTGCGATAAATCGTTAGTCTCCACCTACATTACGGCTGTCAGTTCATACCTCGCATTAGGCAACAAAGAAAAAGCCGAGCAGTGGATCAACGCTGCTTTTGAACACCATGTGTCATCGATTGAACTGGTGCGTTTAGCGGGCATCTCAGCTCACCAAAACGGTCGCTTAGAAGAAGCCCTTGAAGCGCTAAACCACTACCTAATGATTAACCCGTCGAGCTATGACGTCGTCAGCATTCGTGCCCGCGTTAAAGCAGAGCTTGGGCGCTATGGCGAGCTTGAAGATGACATCAAACAGCTACTGATTTTTGAACCTCACGACGAGTGGTGCCTAGAGCAATTGTTCCTGTGTTATTTCCATGCAGAGCAATGGGCTGATGCACAGCTTGTGATGGTTGACCTTAACCGCTTAGCCGGTCACTACAAAATTACCTACCGCGAGCAGCTCAACACCATCAACAAGAAACTGAGCCTCGATGTAGTCGAAATTAAATAA
- a CDS encoding 4Fe-4S dicluster domain-containing protein produces MKDQVESGVADTSRRDFLKLGGVAAATATIGAAAGAGFVLGRDPDANVGWGRTESGHDMYFNREPFRVDVAPTMEVAGELIRPEWSDFLFHRTRVLGAEMKKGWIPTKDWRDIPNERVREYYSRYPERWDDMYQSFEEKAEHSQNFERHRSRFAIGWAYSAAYMRGVYSDFPPKPQGHPDEVDFQWVKRTKQEFKSPKHASELIKKMAFKFGMSIVGITKLDPNFVFKNTMRGMPDWDESIPKHWKNVIIFGTPMNWDPMYAAIGYSTSYDGYFRAKNAAGLMAAFLGELGYAARPQWPGSDYEIVVPPLAIQAGMGEAARNGILLTPELGPNIRLAAVITELDLEADKPIDTKVKHFCEECKICADSCPSGSISKADKPDDIVRGYRKFAFNQDSCWTMWRQGPTETAMGCRVCIAVCPYTRKNNWIHALVKETDPRDPTGMTRKTLLAMQHNFFYYPEAEAYHGDWNGGCFAGYHQPPEWMRSENYLAVEKTWEYDGNWEGF; encoded by the coding sequence GTGAAAGATCAAGTTGAATCAGGCGTAGCCGATACGTCTCGGCGCGATTTTCTCAAGTTAGGTGGCGTTGCGGCGGCAACTGCGACCATAGGTGCCGCGGCAGGTGCTGGCTTTGTACTCGGTCGCGATCCTGACGCTAACGTGGGTTGGGGTCGTACCGAGTCAGGTCATGATATGTACTTCAACCGCGAACCGTTTCGCGTTGATGTGGCTCCAACTATGGAAGTGGCTGGCGAGCTTATTCGCCCAGAGTGGAGTGATTTCCTTTTCCACCGCACTCGCGTACTTGGCGCTGAAATGAAAAAAGGTTGGATCCCAACCAAAGACTGGCGCGATATTCCCAACGAGCGCGTGCGTGAATACTACTCACGTTACCCAGAGCGTTGGGACGACATGTACCAATCGTTTGAAGAGAAAGCGGAGCACTCGCAAAACTTTGAGCGTCACCGTTCACGCTTCGCGATTGGCTGGGCGTACTCAGCGGCTTACATGCGCGGTGTCTACAGTGACTTCCCGCCAAAACCACAAGGTCACCCAGACGAAGTGGACTTCCAGTGGGTTAAACGCACTAAGCAAGAGTTTAAATCGCCAAAACACGCTTCTGAGCTAATCAAGAAGATGGCGTTTAAATTCGGCATGAGCATCGTGGGTATCACTAAGCTAGATCCGAACTTTGTGTTTAAAAACACCATGCGCGGCATGCCAGATTGGGATGAAAGTATTCCGAAACACTGGAAGAACGTGATCATCTTCGGTACGCCAATGAACTGGGACCCAATGTACGCCGCAATCGGCTACTCAACCTCATACGATGGCTACTTCCGCGCCAAAAACGCGGCGGGTTTGATGGCAGCCTTCCTTGGTGAGCTTGGCTATGCGGCTCGTCCACAATGGCCAGGTTCAGACTATGAAATCGTTGTGCCACCACTGGCTATCCAAGCGGGTATGGGTGAAGCGGCGCGTAACGGTATTTTGCTTACGCCAGAGCTTGGTCCAAACATTCGTTTGGCTGCGGTGATCACTGAGCTTGATCTAGAAGCCGATAAACCGATCGACACCAAGGTTAAGCACTTCTGTGAAGAATGTAAGATCTGTGCCGACTCTTGCCCAAGTGGCTCAATCAGTAAAGCCGATAAGCCGGATGATATCGTGCGCGGTTATCGCAAGTTTGCCTTTAACCAAGACAGCTGCTGGACCATGTGGCGTCAAGGTCCAACTGAAACGGCAATGGGTTGTCGTGTTTGTATTGCGGTGTGTCCTTACACGCGTAAAAACAACTGGATTCACGCACTGGTGAAAGAAACCGACCCGCGCGATCCTACCGGTATGACGCGTAAAACACTGCTCGCGATGCAGCATAACTTCTTCTACTACCCAGAAGCAGAAGCCTACCACGGCGACTGGAATGGCGGTTGCTTTGCTGGCTACCACCAACCACCAGAATGGATGCGCAGCGAGAACTACCTCGCGGTAGAAAAAACTTGGGAATACGACGGTAACTGGGAGGGATTCTAA
- a CDS encoding FMN-binding protein, with amino-acid sequence MAERKQKTNRNKNLEKIASIASILLLILAWYLGGLRTNNSQTQFFQHISTAGSELVEVSPNLYQLVSADGDKAQAKWVSFGSGVGYGGELSVGAVFTPSGEVETISLLSSKETSSYFDKVVEEKLPENLLGQRVKTSLHVDAVTGATLTSEAYITAVDQAADPVREALYGYRLSEQASALSYFKWLDAAALVFFALAVWVNRTRSEHKVKFNIAILGGSTILFGFHSASLYSASIMGGAIYGSWISGVANYTPFILLALSIGYILYYNRNIYCESLCPFGAVQKCLAKVGNAKSSPIRNELFIWFPRVLLLVTLCLGAYFRSPAAFVYEPFGIAFGMIGGMYLFVLTVMIILTSLVVRRPWCQSLCPVNAMTDFLVFNKNWFKQSRAKKSKARRPMKQDKE; translated from the coding sequence ATGGCTGAACGAAAACAAAAAACAAATCGAAATAAAAACCTAGAGAAGATCGCCAGCATCGCATCTATTTTGCTGCTGATTTTAGCTTGGTATTTGGGCGGTCTGCGCACCAACAACTCGCAAACGCAATTCTTCCAACACATTTCCACTGCGGGCAGTGAGCTAGTTGAAGTCTCACCTAACTTGTACCAACTTGTTAGTGCTGATGGCGACAAAGCACAAGCTAAATGGGTTAGCTTTGGCTCAGGCGTAGGTTACGGCGGCGAACTGAGCGTTGGCGCTGTGTTTACTCCATCAGGTGAAGTGGAAACAATTTCGCTGCTTTCATCCAAAGAGACCTCGTCATACTTTGACAAAGTAGTAGAAGAAAAACTGCCAGAGAACCTGTTAGGTCAGCGCGTGAAAACGTCACTGCATGTCGATGCGGTAACGGGCGCAACGCTCACCTCAGAGGCATATATTACTGCCGTAGATCAAGCTGCAGATCCAGTGCGCGAGGCACTGTATGGCTACCGTCTATCAGAGCAAGCGTCTGCATTAAGTTACTTCAAGTGGTTAGATGCAGCGGCGTTGGTGTTCTTTGCTTTAGCGGTTTGGGTTAACCGTACCCGCTCGGAGCACAAAGTGAAGTTCAATATCGCTATTCTTGGTGGTTCAACCATCTTATTTGGCTTCCACTCTGCTTCGCTTTACTCGGCTTCTATCATGGGCGGCGCGATTTATGGCTCATGGATTTCTGGTGTGGCTAACTACACGCCGTTTATCTTGCTGGCTCTGAGTATCGGCTACATTCTTTACTACAACCGCAATATCTACTGCGAAAGCTTGTGTCCATTCGGTGCAGTACAAAAATGTTTAGCCAAAGTGGGTAACGCCAAATCCTCGCCTATTCGTAACGAGCTATTTATCTGGTTCCCGCGCGTCTTACTGTTAGTCACGCTTTGCCTTGGCGCGTACTTCCGTAGCCCAGCCGCATTTGTCTATGAACCGTTTGGTATTGCCTTTGGCATGATTGGTGGCATGTACCTATTTGTGCTGACGGTGATGATCATCTTAACCTCGCTAGTAGTGCGTCGCCCTTGGTGTCAGAGCCTTTGCCCAGTTAATGCCATGACAGACTTCTTGGTGTTTAACAAGAACTGGTTCAAGCAGTCTCGTGCGAAAAAGAGCAAAGCCCGTCGCCCGATGAAACAGGATAAGGAGTAA
- a CDS encoding helix-turn-helix transcriptional regulator translates to MSCKSIPLERMRSESGLTNPYIYRISELYQARSLEDVSCHHRLNFSALIYITEGEGQHYIDHQLHRIKAGTLISLGKNQIHAFAKTRTVDGFVVPFNCTFLAEHKQDPYFDSIIAALVHINCTHDIGEDIDALFRVMVSEFYSDSEFRAEIIRNLLRTILLKSIVPLYKQNAQQMQNLGASDFYRLKNYIDEHFSQRPSVAEMALVLGKSVKQLDKLAKDNAGISVKELLDERVLIEAKRQLAFSQYAIADIAADLGFNEATNMTKFFKRHTGVSPKDFRQLCRMGLRNQ, encoded by the coding sequence ATGAGTTGTAAAAGTATTCCCCTTGAGCGCATGCGCTCTGAATCCGGATTAACCAATCCCTACATTTACCGCATTTCTGAGCTTTACCAAGCGCGCAGCTTGGAAGATGTTTCATGTCATCATCGGCTTAACTTCAGTGCTTTGATTTACATAACTGAAGGTGAAGGTCAGCACTATATTGATCACCAGTTGCATCGCATCAAAGCGGGCACGCTGATTTCATTGGGTAAAAACCAGATCCACGCCTTTGCCAAAACCCGCACTGTCGACGGCTTTGTGGTGCCGTTTAACTGCACCTTTCTTGCTGAGCACAAGCAAGACCCTTACTTTGATTCGATTATCGCCGCATTGGTGCACATAAACTGCACCCACGATATTGGCGAAGATATTGATGCCCTCTTTCGCGTCATGGTCAGCGAGTTTTACTCTGACTCTGAGTTTCGTGCTGAGATCATTCGCAATCTGCTGCGCACCATCTTGCTTAAATCGATTGTGCCGCTTTACAAGCAAAACGCCCAGCAAATGCAAAACCTTGGCGCCAGTGATTTTTACCGCCTGAAAAACTACATTGATGAGCACTTTAGCCAGCGCCCATCCGTCGCCGAAATGGCGCTGGTGCTAGGTAAAAGTGTGAAGCAGTTAGATAAGCTTGCTAAAGATAACGCAGGCATTAGCGTCAAAGAATTGCTCGATGAACGCGTTTTAATTGAAGCCAAGCGCCAACTGGCATTTAGCCAATACGCGATAGCGGATATCGCCGCTGATCTTGGTTTTAATGAAGCGACCAATATGACGAAGTTTTTTAAACGTCATACCGGGGTAAGCCCGAAGGATTTTAGGCAGTTGTGTCGGATGGGGTTGAGGAATCAGTAA